The nucleotide window TGTCATCGCCGCTCAATTCGGCGATGAAGGCATCGATCTGCGGTCCTGGGATCTCGAGCAGGACTTGGAGCACTCGGAATCGCTTCGCAGTATCGCCCGCATCCGCCTGCCGGCGCAGAGCCGTGATGATCTCTTCTCCGATGCTGTCGGCCCCGGTCCTGGCACCGGCAGCGCCCCTGCCCTCGGCCGAGCCTCCGGTTCCGCCCTCAGTCGAGCCTCCGGTTCGGCCCTCGGCCGCAGCGGCCGGTCGGCTCGATCCGGTCACGAAGGCGGCCAGCGCTTCCGCCGCTTCGATGTCCTTCGGCCCTTCCAACGCCATATCGAGCAGCGTCGGTACGGCTGCCTCCTCGTGCAGCGCCCCGAGGGCGAGCGCGGCGGTGCTGCGCACCTCGGCATCGTCATCGACCAGCCCGGAGCGCAGGGCCTGTCCGATCGCCGAGTGCGCAATGGTGCCGAGCTCCTCTGCGGGAGTGGTCCGCCTGATCTCGTCGAGGGCGTGGAGAGCATTGCGTCGAACCTGCGCCGACTCGCTTCCCATCCCCTCGACCAGATGGGGCACGGCCTCGGCACCGGCCTGGGCGAGGGCCCAGCGCATCGCACCGGCGGCGTTGAGCACGGTCTCGCCGAGGACCGCCGCCGACAGTGCCTCGACCGGGACCCTGCCGTCGACGCCGCTGCCCAAGGCCGCCTTGTGCCGTTGGATGACGTCCCCGGACTCGAGTGAGCGCATGAGGTCGATCGTGTACAGAAGCGATTCCCCATCGGGGCGTCGGAGTCGGGCAATCGCTTCGAGATGCTCGAGCAGGTGCTCTTCCGCGGCAATGCGCTCTCGGGTGCGGTCGATGAGGTCGGCGAGCATGGCCGCGGGATCGAAGTCCTCAGCGGAAAGGACCCCACCGACATCGGCCAGCGACATGCCGAGTTTCCGCAGACCCTCGATATGGAAGATGCGGCCGATGTCAGCCTCGGAGTATTCGCGGTAGCCGCTGGACGTGCGAGCGCTGGGGGCGACGAGTCCGAGGGACTCGTAGTGGCGCAGCATGCGTGCGCTGACACCGGAGCGTTTGGCCACCTCGCCGATGAGCATCGTCACCTCTTCCCTCGCTGACTGCCACTATAAGTCGCCGCAGACCGCTCTGGCGTTCGGAGGAAGGGGTCCGAGGCCGGGCGCGTGTGCTCTCGAGCTTGCCCCACTCGAGAGCACACACCGGATCCGTCCTTCCCGAAACGGATCTAGACCGCGGCCTCGGACCCCAGTGCGACCACCCGCTTGGCTGCGTCCAAGGCGTGGGCGAAGCCGGCGTCCGGATCATCGAACATGTCCCGGGTCGCCAGGGCGTGCGCCCGCACTGTGTCGTCCTCTGCGTGAAGCTTCTCATCGACCACTGACACGAGATCCTCACCGAGGGCCACGAGCGCCCGGCTCAGGCTCTTCTGGGTCTCGACATCTCCCCGACCCAGCTGTGTCACCAGGGATGATGCCAACTCTTGGCGCTTGTCACCGGGCACCAGCGCAACCGCGGATCTCCACGCACTGCGGGCCACCTCGGTGTCGGTGTGGGCGATGAGTCCGCTGCCGATCCGGGCAGGGTCCATCGCGTGCCAGGCCCGATCGTCGCCGATCTTCGACAGAGTGTGCAGCGACTGGCTGATCGCCTGCGGGGTCTCGGAATCGAGTTCGGCGATGAGTCGCGGGACGGTGTCATCTGCCGGCAGCCGACTCAGCGCCCATGTGAGCATGTCGCGGACGAAGAAGTCGGGCTCGGAGCGGCACCGGGAGACGAGGATCTCGAGGTGCTCTGGCTGCGCGCGTGTGCCCATCTCCATGGCGGCCTGCAGACGCCGCTGCGGGCTCGCCCCGGTCAGAGCGGTCATGAGCGGGTCGTCGAGTGCGATGGCGTCGCGGTTGATCTGTGGATCGGTCATTGTCTCCACCTCCTGTGACTACAGTGAAGACCTTCACATCGTGTCAAGGTCAAGCGGTCTAGACTGACTGCTGTTCCCAACACCGTGCTGACCGGTATTCCCACCACCTTGCCGACCGGACGCTTTTCGGCCCTCACGCTTGGAGCGGAGCCTCGTATGGAGAAGATCGATCTCAAGAAGTCCCTGCCGAGCTTCCGCGCGAGGCAGGGACGGTTCGACACCATCGAGGTGCCCTCGCTGCAGTACCTCATGATCGACGGGCACGGCGATCCGAACACCTCCCCCGACTTCTCCTCCGCGGTGGCCAGCCTCTATCCGCTCGCCTATGGGCTGAAGTTCCTCAGCAAGCTCGAACTCGGCCGCGACTATGTCGTGCCTCCGCTCGAGGGACTCTGGTGGGCCGATGACATGTCGGCGTTCACCAGCGCACGGGACAAGTCCGCATGGGATTTCACGCTCATGCTCCTCGCTCCTCATTGGCTGGACCGAGGACATGTCGACGATGCGGTCGACAAGGTCCGGTCCAAGGGATCGTCGCCCCGCCTCGGCGAGATCCGGTTCGAATCGCTGCGGGAGGGCACCTGCGTCCAGACCCTGCATATCGGTCCCTTCGATGATGAGGCCGAGGTGCTCGAACACATGCATTCCGAGGTCATTCCCGCCGCGGGGATGGTCATGACGGGCCGGCATCATGAGATCTATCTCAGCGATATGCGGCGGACCGCACCGGAGAGGCTGCGCACGATCCTGCGGCAGCCGGTGGCGCCCGCCTCAGCCTCCGCTTGACCATCCTCCGGAGACCGGTGCGGTGGTGCTCGCACCCGGAGTGCTGTCGACACCACCGGGACTTCCGGCAGGCGAGGAGTCGGAGGAGGACGAGTCCCCGGAGACGACGATGACCGCGATGATGATGGCGGTGAGGAC belongs to Brevibacterium spongiae and includes:
- a CDS encoding MerR family transcriptional regulator, which gives rise to MLIGEVAKRSGVSARMLRHYESLGLVAPSARTSSGYREYSEADIGRIFHIEGLRKLGMSLADVGGVLSAEDFDPAAMLADLIDRTRERIAAEEHLLEHLEAIARLRRPDGESLLYTIDLMRSLESGDVIQRHKAALGSGVDGRVPVEALSAAVLGETVLNAAGAMRWALAQAGAEAVPHLVEGMGSESAQVRRNALHALDEIRRTTPAEELGTIAHSAIGQALRSGLVDDDAEVRSTAALALGALHEEAAVPTLLDMALEGPKDIEAAEALAAFVTGSSRPAAAAEGRTGGSTEGGTGGSAEGRGAAGARTGADSIGEEIITALRRQADAGDTAKRFRVLQVLLEIPGPQIDAFIAELSGDDSPELAATAHAALRRRRRNDRDSLHWPS
- a CDS encoding HEAT repeat domain-containing protein, whose amino-acid sequence is MTDPQINRDAIALDDPLMTALTGASPQRRLQAAMEMGTRAQPEHLEILVSRCRSEPDFFVRDMLTWALSRLPADDTVPRLIAELDSETPQAISQSLHTLSKIGDDRAWHAMDPARIGSGLIAHTDTEVARSAWRSAVALVPGDKRQELASSLVTQLGRGDVETQKSLSRALVALGEDLVSVVDEKLHAEDDTVRAHALATRDMFDDPDAGFAHALDAAKRVVALGSEAAV
- a CDS encoding GyrI-like domain-containing protein; this encodes MEKIDLKKSLPSFRARQGRFDTIEVPSLQYLMIDGHGDPNTSPDFSSAVASLYPLAYGLKFLSKLELGRDYVVPPLEGLWWADDMSAFTSARDKSAWDFTLMLLAPHWLDRGHVDDAVDKVRSKGSSPRLGEIRFESLREGTCVQTLHIGPFDDEAEVLEHMHSEVIPAAGMVMTGRHHEIYLSDMRRTAPERLRTILRQPVAPASASA